The following proteins are encoded in a genomic region of Vicugna pacos chromosome 16, VicPac4, whole genome shotgun sequence:
- the DRC3 gene encoding dynein regulatory complex subunit 3, whose protein sequence is MHQLCDMEPRVMDDDMLKLAVGEQGPRDEAGQLAKQEGILFKDVLSLQLDFQNILRIDNLWQFENLRKLQLDNNTIEKIEGLEKLTRLVWLDLSFNNIETIEGLDTLVNLEDLSLFNNRIAKIDSLDALVKLQVLSLGNNRIGNLMNIIYLRRFKDLRTLSLAGNPIAAAEDYRMFICAYLPDLVYLDFRRIDDHTKELAEVKHQYSTDELKHQENLMQARLEDEQARREELEEHKAAFVENLNGSFLFDSMYAEDVEGSKLASLPGVAELMETYKDKFVIICLNIFEYGLKQQEKRKAELDTFNERVQEAVQENQAQGRHRTAEFEEKHLLNLSAIRGESELTNIETKIAEQREDIAELSNALMTLEMQLVEQLEETINMFERNIVDLVELFIENVQSLMAQCRDLENHHHEKLLEIAINILEKIVKGELDEDLPEDVRPLFVDKDTTVNAVGTSHDTHLLKIDNREDELVTRVNSWCTHLVDKIHKDEMTRNRRRVKEINQYVDHVQGELDSLECGDILD, encoded by the exons ATGCACCAGCTGTGCGACATGGAACCCAGGGTGATGGACGACGACATGCTGAAGCTGGCCGTGGGGGAGCAGGGCCCACGGGACGAGGCCGGGCAGCTGGCCAAGCAGGAGGGCATCCTCTTCAAAGACGTCCTGTCGCTGCAGCTGGACTTCCAGA ACATCCTACGCATAGACAACCTCTGGCAGTTTGAGAACTTGCGGAAGCTGCAGCTGGACAACAACACCATCGAGAAGATCGAGGGCCTGGAGAAGCTCACTCGCCTGGTCTGGCTGG ACCTGTCCTTCAACAATATTGAGACCATAGAGGGGCTGGACACGCTGGTGAACCTGGAGGACCTGAGCCTGTTCAACAACCGAATCGCCAAGATCGACTCTCTGGACGCCCTGGTCAAGCTGCAGGTTCTGTCCCTGGGCAACAACCGGATTGGAAACCTGATGAAC aTCATCTACCTGCGGCGGTTCAAGGACCTGCGGACGCTGAGCCTCGCAGGGAACCCCATCGCTGCAGCGGAGGATTACAGGATGTTCATTTGTGCCTACCTTCCCGACCTTGTGTACCTGGACTTCCGGCGCATCGACGACCACACA AAGGAGCTGGCGGAGGTGAAGCACCAGTACAGCACAGATGAGCTGAAGCACCAGGAGAACCTGATGCAGGCCCGGCTGGAAGACGAGCAGGCCCGgcgggaggagctggaggagcacAAG GCTGCCTTCGTGGAGAACCTGAACGGCTCCTTCCTGTTCGACAGCATGTACGCCGAAGACGTGGAGGGCAGCAAGCTGGCGAGCCTGCCCGGCGTGGCCGAGCTCATGGAGAC CTACAAGGACAAGTTCGTCATCATCTGCCTGAACATCTTCGAGTACGGCCTGAAGCAGCAGGAGAAGCGGAAAGCGGAGCTCGACACCTTCAACGAGCGTGTCCAAGAGGCCGTCCAGGAGAACCAGGCACAGGGCAGACACAGGACTGCCGAGTTCGAGGAGAAGCACTTGCTG AATTTAAGTGCCATCCGTGGCGAGTCCGAGCTGACCAACATCGAGACAAAGATAGCAGAACAGAGAGAGGACATCGCTGAGCTCTCCAACGCGCTCATGACGCTGGAGATGCAGCTGGTGGAGCAGCTGGAG gaGACTATAAATATGTTTGAAAGGAACATTGTCGATCTGGTGGAACTCTTTATTGAAAATGTCCAAAGCCT GATGGCTCAGTGCCGGGACCTAGAGAACCACCACCACGAGAAGCTCCTGGAGATCGCCATCAACATCTTGGAGAAGATAGTCAAGGGCGAGCTGGACGAGGACCTGCCGGAAGACGTGCGCCCG CTCTTTGTCGACAAAGACACGACTGTTAATGCGGTCGGGACATCCCACGACACGCACCTGCTGAAGATCGACAACCGGGAGGACGAGCTGGTGACCCGGGTCAACTCTTGGTGCACACACCTGGTGGACAAG ATTCACAAGGACGAGATGACAAGGAATCGCAGGCGCGTGAAGGAGATTAACCAGTACGTGGACCACGTGCAGGGTGAGCTGGACAGCCTGGAGTGCGGTGACATCCTGGACTAG